From a region of the Kwoniella mangroviensis CBS 8507 chromosome 1 map unlocalized Ctg01, whole genome shotgun sequence genome:
- a CDS encoding branched-chain amino acid aminotransferase, which produces MSRIAPLRSLTRLTTRQLAHNNVSSIVRPAMVASQTRGYKRNPQPMRDVMTGEIIQTPDLDASLMKITKTTSPKTPLPPSKLVFGKTFTDHMLTVNWNSANGWGTPEIKPYAPLELDPSSTVFHYAFTLFEGMKAYRQEDGTVRLFRPDMNMARMNRSAARIALPTFDGEALIELIKKLVVLDSEWIPKEPGYSLYIRPTLIGTQNALGVGPSSDAMLFVICSPVGPYYASGFKPVQLLATTKFVRAAPGGTGGYKLGANYAPGVVPQAEAAKEGYSQNLWLLGEEHALTEVGTMNLFVAFKKPDGTVELVTPPLDDVVLPGVTRDSALALARAHANGDKIPGLPENLVVSERKLIMADLVEAEKNGTLVEVFGTGTAAIVSAVDKIGYEGRDIEIPTGPDGLGSIAKGLLDRMTAIQIGEIEHPWSVIANPVKSV; this is translated from the exons ATGTCGCGAATCGCTCCTTTACGCTCTCTCACCCGCTTGACCACCCGTCAACTCGCCCACAACAATGTCAGCAGCATCGTCCGACCAGCTATGGTCGCATCCCAAACAAGGGGTTATAAGAGGAATCCTCAACCTATGAGAGATGTCATGACGGGTGAAATTATTCAGACACCTGATTTGGAT GCATCATTGATGAAAATCACCAAGACGACCTCACCCAAAACCCCTTTACCTCCCTCAAAATTGGTCTTTGGAAAGACATTCACAGATCATATGTTGACTGTCAATTGGAACTCTGCTAATGGATGGGGTACACCTGAGATCAAACCTT ATGCTCCTTTGGAACTTGATCCTTCATCTACTGTATTCCACTATGCTTTCACATT GTTCGAAGGTATGAAAGCCTACCGACAAGAGGACGGGACCGTCAGGTTGTTCAGACCAGATATGAATATGGCAAGAATGAACCGA AGCGCCGCTAGGATAGCCCTTCCT ACATTCGACGGTGAAGCTctgattgaattgatcaagaagctcGTCGTGTTAGACTCTGAATGGATTCCTAAAGAACCCGGATATTCACTTTACATCC GTCCAACATTGATAGGTACCCAGAATGCTTTAGGTGTAGGACCAAGTTCAGATGCTATGTTATTCGTCATCTGTTCACCT GTCGGCCCATATTACGCCTCAGGATTCAAGCCCGTTCAGTTATTGGCCACCACCAAATTCGTTAGGGCCGCTCCAGGTGGAACAGGTGGATACAAGCTCGGTGCGAA CTACGCACCTGGTGTCGTACCTCAGGCTGAAGCTGCCAAAGAAGGTTATAGTCAGAATTTGTGGCTGTTAGGTGAAGAACATGCTTTGaccgag GTCGGAACTATGAACTTGTTCGTAGCCTTCAAGAAACCCGATGGAA CTGTCGAACTTGTTACTCCACCATTGGATGATGTTGTCTTACCAGGAGTAACCAGAGACTC TGCTTTGGCCCTTGCTCGAGCCCACGCCAACGGCGACAAGATCCCTGGCCTACCTGAAAATCTCGTCGTCTCAGAACGTAAATTGATAATGGCCGATCTAGTAGAAGCTGAAAAGAACGGTACTTTGGTGGAGGTTTTCGGTACAGGTACAGCTGCGATTGTTTCCGCCGTTGATAA GATCGGATACGAAGGTAGAGACATCGAGATACCCACCGGTCCCGACGGTTTAGGATCCATCGCCAAAGGGTTGTTGGATAGGATGACAGCCATTCAAATTGGTGAAATTGAACATCCTTGGTCTGTCATTGCTAATCCCGTCAAGTCGGTATaa